From the Brachyhypopomus gauderio isolate BG-103 chromosome 5, BGAUD_0.2, whole genome shotgun sequence genome, one window contains:
- the rfx7b gene encoding DNA-binding protein RFX7 isoform X1, translating into MADDQHHPGQLQSPMPGLGSLPTVVSGLQGPEATALQYNKIKNSICKSVQSKVDSILQDVEKFTDIEKLYLYLKLPSGPSSGNDKRTENQRGSASPATCDQNSMSSSRTQQMYAFNWIRNHLEEHPETSLPKQEVYDEYKSYCDNLGYHPLSAADFGKIMKNVFPNMKARRLGMRGKSKYCYSGLRKKAFVHMPSLPNLDLHKSGDGCELLEPAGQSPSAEDEMRSAACGLVCEWAQKVLSRQFDSVEELARFLLNSHYIGTKSMAALTVMTGTPTGVKTPTPASAFVPTGEANSFQPQVKTLPSPSVDAKQQLQRKIQKKQQEQKLTSPLPGDAQARRAEAGTPGPGTSITSGSPALLSPQPTIGIVVAAVPSPITVQRNRQLMTSPSPVAAAEGKVLPVNFQVVTQPVKQAPKTPQNIPASPVGDRLARHRYAQILPKPSATNAITLRSPPTLLITNSPIKTVMPTPHVSSVNVVKMTAISLTPNSNSGSSTQTPLRPASAGISSTASQEEPNQTQQAQNGSSATLQSSGAGRVVRPATTPVVSASSIGEVKATSEAVNDGNSTAGADRQCAAPGTIAGQRNERATKFRASSEPSLLVKASPVPERVTRAKSDSATPPSTIIGAIASSSNNSSDRLESTLYLTVMNQSVDVGLSSNGAVSPIGQSQKDPCLGPKSPRKRSASVLETHAIPVKRVFISQQPLDPSNSLKPGLVIAAKKIQRPGTPARPESAPCKVTLKQSTSLPTQILALSDTPIGNTSQTIVTPQSSSQIEHEDSPAGISPTDIASCNSTASDQTLLQQIASHQQVTTAISQEAAAVSELKSSLQDYSQQIQAEQKQVTASHLPLMSQTSEASAQLTLQQDIVDFDGSQASMDYFPFNDDDMTQDSIVEELVQMEEQMKLNSSLQPYLSSLDIPLQGQTVAQSNILSPHQTGTQFYHSAHSSATPVHTPTPTPTPTPTPTPTPTSEILPGSHSMTRESPCSRMAPITPVDGILGGRHTPISTPLSNCSSSVPASPVECRNPFAFTPINSNIPGYHDGSVVSSSPVKPMQRPMATHPDKAKLDWINNRYNSASSSPSISNSNAIGILSSYQDLVEDHFRKPHAFAKPGQSFQPQSRQDGHLGRLTTVSPIQQGQQTVESKQESFAVPAPLDGKAAACTSGNGGGTFRCRSVSPAVRQRNLSGTTAQTSLASRSVVSPFNSPLTSEVLTILSNTQSVVTANSMAQRSQSVPLNIMMQSEMLPIVHQGQQSNSAKITSVLLSKMDAGGDDAVRGLGVNNMPSNYTARMNLTQILETTQAFPGGGNHQTQQLPVCSSPSPYDFQKPGYLITTGAGQITFSSDGQAQSGSGLQQQGQQLQLQDQQLQLQDQQLDLQDQQLLQDQLQEQQLQLQDQQLELQDQQLQLQDQPLQLQDHQQLQDDPDLDQRQLLPQPSQQDEEQQQEQLDFNSTVKDLLGEDGLNPSSQLVGQVASELSAVASDFSSEIRLTSDLSGSINDLNTLDPNLLFDPSQQQDQYEDTTLEELKNDPLFQQICSDTVNSAGFDWLENKDQPTVEMLG; encoded by the exons ATGGCTGATGATCAGCACCACCCCGGCCAGCTGCAGAGCCCCATGCCCGGACTGGGCTCGCTTCCTACCGTGGTGTCGGGTCTGCAGGGCCCCGAGGCCACCGCGCTGCAGTACAACAAGATCAAGAACTCGATCTG CAAATCTGTACAATCAAAAGTGGACAGCATTTTG CAAGATGTTGAGAAGTTTACAGACATTGAAAAACTCTACCTCTACCTTAAGTTGCCTTCTGGTCCCAGCAGTGGTAATGACAAAAG gactgaaaatcaGAGGGGGTCTGCAAGTCCTGCAACATG TGACCAGAATTCCATGTCGTCCAGCCGGACCCAACAGATGTACGCTTTCAACTGGATCCGAAATCACCTAGAAGAGCATCCGGAGACCTCTCTGCCAAAACAAGAGGTGTACGATGAGTACAA GAGCTACTGTGACAATCTCGGATACCATCCTCTAAGTGCTGCTGATTTTGGAAAGATAATGAAAAATGTCTTTCCAAACATGAAGGCACGTCGGCTTGGAATGCGAGGAAAATCTAA ATACTGTTATAGCGGGCTAAGAAAGAAAGCCTTTGTCCATATGCCATCTTTGCCCAACCTGGACCTGCATAAATCAGGAGATGGG TGTGAGCTGCTGGAGCCAGCAGGCCAGTCTCCCAGCGCTGAAGACGAGATGCGTTCTGCAGCCTGTGGCCTGGTCTGTGAATGGGCCCAGAAGGTCCTTAGCCGTCAGTTTGACAGCGTGGAGGAGCTAGCACGCTTTCTGCTCAACAGCCATTACATTGGAACCAAGTCAATGGCTGCCCTTACTGTTATGACGGGAACCCCAACAG GTGTGAAAACACCGACTCCGGCTTCTGCATTTGTGCCGACTGGTGAGGCAAACTCCTTCCAGCCACAAGTGAAGACTCTCCCTTCACCCTCCGTTGATGCTAAGCAGCAGCTACAGCGAAAGATCCAGAAGAAACAACAGGAGCAGAAACTTACTTCTCCGCTGCCTGGCGATGCCCAAGCCAGACGGGCTGAGGCAGGAACACCAGGCCCTGGCACTAGTATCACCTCTGGAAGTCCAGCTTTGCTGTCTCCACAACCCACAATAGGCATCGTTGTGGCCGCGGTGCCAAGCCCCATTACG GTCCAAAGGAATAGACAGCTGATGACGTCTCCAAGTCCAGTTGCAGCAGCGGAGGGAAAAGTTCTACCAGTTAATTTTCAAGTAGTTACCCAGCCTGTTAAGCAGGCTCCTAAAACCCCACAGAATATTCCTGCCAGTCCTGTTGGTGACAGGTTAGCCAGACATCGATATGCCCAGATCCTCCCTAAACCCTCAGCTACAAACGCAATCACTCTTCGGTCCCCCCCAACGCTTCTTATTACTAACAGCCCTATCAAAACAGTGATGCCCACTCCGCACGTTAGTTCCGTGAATGTCGTTAAGATGACCGCTATATCACTAACGCCTAACAGTAACAGTGGCAGCAGCACTCAAACGCCATTGCGACCTGCTTCAGCTGGCATCAGTAGCACTGCTTCCCAGGAAGAGCCTAACCAAACTCAGCAAGCCCAGAATGGCAGCTCAGCTACTCTTCAGTCATCTGGAGCTGGAAGGGTTGTCCGCCCTGCAACAACCCCAGTTGTCTCTGCTTCCTCCATTGGCGAAGTCAAGGCAACATCCGAAGCTGTGAATGACGGTAACTCAACTGCCGGTGCTGACAGGCAATGTGCCGCACCAGGGACTATTGCTGGACAAAGGAATGAGAGGGCCACTAAATTTAGGGCTTCCAGTGAACCTTCTCTTCTTGTCAAGGCATCCCCAGTGCCTGAAAGAGTTACTAGGGCCAAAAGTGACTCTGCCACACCTCCAAGTACAATCATAGGGGCGATTGCCTCAAGCAGCAATAACAGCAGTGATCGTCTGGAGAGCACTCTGTATCTGACTGTAATGAATCAGAGTGTGGATGTCGGGTTGTCATCCAACGGTGCGGTTTCTCCCATTGGCCAATCACAAAAAGATCCGTGTCTTGGTCCAAAAAGTCCTCGAAAACGTTCTGCTTCTGTTTTGGAGACGCATGCAATCCCCGTTAAAAGGGTTTTCATATCTCAGCAACCTTTGGATCCCAGCAACAGTCTTAAACCTGGTCTTGTTATAGCTGCAAAAAAGATACAGAGGCCAGGAACTCCTGCAAGACCAGAGAGTGCTCCGTGCAAAGTGACCCTGAAGCAGAGTACTTCTCTTCCGACACAAATCCTGGCACTTTCTGACACTCCCATTGGAAACACTTCTCAGACTATTGTGACTCCTCAAAGCTCATCACAAATTGAGCACGAGGACAGCCCTGCTGGAATAAGTCCGACTGACATAGCTTCTTGTAATAGCACAGCATCTGATCAAACTTTGTTGCAACAAATTGCGAGTCACCAACAAGTCACCACTGCCATTTCTCAGGAGGCAGCTGCCGTGAGTGAGCTCAAGAGCTCATTACAAGACTATTCTCAACAGATACAGGCAGAACAAAAGCAGGTAACAGCAAGCCATCTGCCATTGATGTCTCAAACTTCTGAAGCATCTGCTCAGTTGACCCTCCAGCAAGACATTGTTGATTTTGATGGATCTCAAGCTAGCATGGACTATTTCCCCTTCAATGATGATGACATGACACAAGATAGCATAGTGGAAGAGCTGGTGCAGATGGAGGAACAAATGAAGCTGAATAGCAGTCTACAGCCCTATCTTAGTTCTCTTGATATACCCTTACAAGGCCAAACAGTTGCTCAAAGCAATATCCTTTCCCCCCACCAAACCGGTACTCAGTTCTACCACTCTGCACACAGTAGCGCCACCCCAGTTCAcactcctacacctacaccaactCCAACACCAACCCCGACTCCAACTCCTACTTCTGAAATATTGCCAGGGAGCCACAGCATGACCAGGGAAAGTCCTTGCTCCAGAATGGCACCTATTACCCCAGTTGATGGCATTTTAGGTGGACGACATACACCTATTAGCACACCGTTGTCCAACTGCAGCAGTAGTGTTCCAGCAAGTCCCGTGGAGTGCCGTAATCCCTTTGCATTTACTCCCATTAACTCCAACATACCAGGTTACCATGATGGTAGCGTAGTGTCCAGTAGCCCCGTCAAGCCCATGCAAAGGCCCATGGCCACACACCCAGACAAAGCTAAACTTGACTGGATCAACAACAGATATAACAGCGCTTCAAGTTCTCCATCAATTTCAAACAGCAATGCTATTGGAATCCTTTCGAGCTATCAGGACCTGGTTGAGGACCACTTCCGTAAACCACACGCGTTTGCCAAACCCGGACAGTCTTTTCAGCCTCAGTCCAGGCAGGATGGGCATTTGGGTCGGCTGACTACGGTGTCACCAATTCAACAAGGACAGCAGACTGTCGAGAGTAAGCAAGAAAGTTTTGCtgttccagcaccattagacgGCAAAGCAGCAGCATGCACCTCTGGAAACGGAGGTGGGACCTTTAGGTGTCGCAGTGTAAGCCCTGCCGTGCGGCAGCGCAATCTTAGTGGCACAACTGCACAAACCAGCCTTGCCTCGAGGTCTGTCGTTTCACCATTTAATTCCCCTTTGACGTCAGAAGTTCTTACCATTCTTTCTAACACTCAGTCAGTGGTCACTGCCAATAGCATGGCCCAAAGGAGCCAGTCAGTACCACTAAACATCATGATGCAGTCTGAGATGTTGCCTATTGTGCACCAGGGGCAACAGAGCAACAGTGCAAAGATCACCAGTGTACTACTAAGCAAGATGGATGCAGGTGGGGACGATGCGGTGCGTGGGCTTGGTGTCAATAACATGCCTTCCAATTACACGGCTCGGATGAATTTGACACAGATTCTGGAAACTACGCAGGCTTTTCCTGGAGGTGGTAACCATCAGACTCAGCAGCTCCCTGTCTGCTCAAGCCCTTCACCATATGACTTCCAGAAGCCTGGTTACCTCATTACCACTGGGGCTGGACAGATTACTTTCTCCAGTGATGGGCAAGCACAATCAGGCTCCGGGCTGCAGCAGCAAGGGCAGCAGCTTCAGCTACAGGATCAGCAGCTTCAGCTTCAGGATCAGCAGCTAGATCTGCAGGATCAGCAGCTGTTGCAAGATCAGCTCCAGGAACAGCAGTTGCAGCTCCAAGACCAACAGTTGGAATTACAGGACCAACAGTTACAACTGCAGGACCAACCGTTGCAACTGCAGGACCATCAACAGCTGCAAGATGATCCGGATCTCGACCAACGGCAACTGCTTCCTCAACCCTCACAACAGGATGAGGAACAGCAGCAGGAGCAACTGGACTTCAACAGCACTGTCAAAGATCTCTTGGGGGAAGATGGGCTCAACCCTAGCTCACAACTAGTAGGGCAGGTGGCATCGGAACTCAGTGCGGTTGCATCGGACTTCTCCAGTGAAATTcgtttgacctctgacctttctgGTAGCATCAATGATTTGAACACGTTGGATCCCAACCTTCTGTTTGACCCAAGTCAACAACAGGACCAATATGAAGACACGACACTGGAGGAACTCAAGAACGACCCGTTGTTTCAGCAGATATGCAGTGACACTGTGAACTCTGCTGGATTCGATTGGCTGGAGAATAAAGACCAGCCAACAGTGGAAATGTTGGGTTAG
- the rfx7b gene encoding DNA-binding protein RFX7 isoform X2, translating to MPSLPNLDLHKSGDGCELLEPAGQSPSAEDEMRSAACGLVCEWAQKVLSRQFDSVEELARFLLNSHYIGTKSMAALTVMTGTPTGVKTPTPASAFVPTGEANSFQPQVKTLPSPSVDAKQQLQRKIQKKQQEQKLTSPLPGDAQARRAEAGTPGPGTSITSGSPALLSPQPTIGIVVAAVPSPITVQRNRQLMTSPSPVAAAEGKVLPVNFQVVTQPVKQAPKTPQNIPASPVGDRLARHRYAQILPKPSATNAITLRSPPTLLITNSPIKTVMPTPHVSSVNVVKMTAISLTPNSNSGSSTQTPLRPASAGISSTASQEEPNQTQQAQNGSSATLQSSGAGRVVRPATTPVVSASSIGEVKATSEAVNDGNSTAGADRQCAAPGTIAGQRNERATKFRASSEPSLLVKASPVPERVTRAKSDSATPPSTIIGAIASSSNNSSDRLESTLYLTVMNQSVDVGLSSNGAVSPIGQSQKDPCLGPKSPRKRSASVLETHAIPVKRVFISQQPLDPSNSLKPGLVIAAKKIQRPGTPARPESAPCKVTLKQSTSLPTQILALSDTPIGNTSQTIVTPQSSSQIEHEDSPAGISPTDIASCNSTASDQTLLQQIASHQQVTTAISQEAAAVSELKSSLQDYSQQIQAEQKQVTASHLPLMSQTSEASAQLTLQQDIVDFDGSQASMDYFPFNDDDMTQDSIVEELVQMEEQMKLNSSLQPYLSSLDIPLQGQTVAQSNILSPHQTGTQFYHSAHSSATPVHTPTPTPTPTPTPTPTPTSEILPGSHSMTRESPCSRMAPITPVDGILGGRHTPISTPLSNCSSSVPASPVECRNPFAFTPINSNIPGYHDGSVVSSSPVKPMQRPMATHPDKAKLDWINNRYNSASSSPSISNSNAIGILSSYQDLVEDHFRKPHAFAKPGQSFQPQSRQDGHLGRLTTVSPIQQGQQTVESKQESFAVPAPLDGKAAACTSGNGGGTFRCRSVSPAVRQRNLSGTTAQTSLASRSVVSPFNSPLTSEVLTILSNTQSVVTANSMAQRSQSVPLNIMMQSEMLPIVHQGQQSNSAKITSVLLSKMDAGGDDAVRGLGVNNMPSNYTARMNLTQILETTQAFPGGGNHQTQQLPVCSSPSPYDFQKPGYLITTGAGQITFSSDGQAQSGSGLQQQGQQLQLQDQQLQLQDQQLDLQDQQLLQDQLQEQQLQLQDQQLELQDQQLQLQDQPLQLQDHQQLQDDPDLDQRQLLPQPSQQDEEQQQEQLDFNSTVKDLLGEDGLNPSSQLVGQVASELSAVASDFSSEIRLTSDLSGSINDLNTLDPNLLFDPSQQQDQYEDTTLEELKNDPLFQQICSDTVNSAGFDWLENKDQPTVEMLG from the exons ATGCCATCTTTGCCCAACCTGGACCTGCATAAATCAGGAGATGGG TGTGAGCTGCTGGAGCCAGCAGGCCAGTCTCCCAGCGCTGAAGACGAGATGCGTTCTGCAGCCTGTGGCCTGGTCTGTGAATGGGCCCAGAAGGTCCTTAGCCGTCAGTTTGACAGCGTGGAGGAGCTAGCACGCTTTCTGCTCAACAGCCATTACATTGGAACCAAGTCAATGGCTGCCCTTACTGTTATGACGGGAACCCCAACAG GTGTGAAAACACCGACTCCGGCTTCTGCATTTGTGCCGACTGGTGAGGCAAACTCCTTCCAGCCACAAGTGAAGACTCTCCCTTCACCCTCCGTTGATGCTAAGCAGCAGCTACAGCGAAAGATCCAGAAGAAACAACAGGAGCAGAAACTTACTTCTCCGCTGCCTGGCGATGCCCAAGCCAGACGGGCTGAGGCAGGAACACCAGGCCCTGGCACTAGTATCACCTCTGGAAGTCCAGCTTTGCTGTCTCCACAACCCACAATAGGCATCGTTGTGGCCGCGGTGCCAAGCCCCATTACG GTCCAAAGGAATAGACAGCTGATGACGTCTCCAAGTCCAGTTGCAGCAGCGGAGGGAAAAGTTCTACCAGTTAATTTTCAAGTAGTTACCCAGCCTGTTAAGCAGGCTCCTAAAACCCCACAGAATATTCCTGCCAGTCCTGTTGGTGACAGGTTAGCCAGACATCGATATGCCCAGATCCTCCCTAAACCCTCAGCTACAAACGCAATCACTCTTCGGTCCCCCCCAACGCTTCTTATTACTAACAGCCCTATCAAAACAGTGATGCCCACTCCGCACGTTAGTTCCGTGAATGTCGTTAAGATGACCGCTATATCACTAACGCCTAACAGTAACAGTGGCAGCAGCACTCAAACGCCATTGCGACCTGCTTCAGCTGGCATCAGTAGCACTGCTTCCCAGGAAGAGCCTAACCAAACTCAGCAAGCCCAGAATGGCAGCTCAGCTACTCTTCAGTCATCTGGAGCTGGAAGGGTTGTCCGCCCTGCAACAACCCCAGTTGTCTCTGCTTCCTCCATTGGCGAAGTCAAGGCAACATCCGAAGCTGTGAATGACGGTAACTCAACTGCCGGTGCTGACAGGCAATGTGCCGCACCAGGGACTATTGCTGGACAAAGGAATGAGAGGGCCACTAAATTTAGGGCTTCCAGTGAACCTTCTCTTCTTGTCAAGGCATCCCCAGTGCCTGAAAGAGTTACTAGGGCCAAAAGTGACTCTGCCACACCTCCAAGTACAATCATAGGGGCGATTGCCTCAAGCAGCAATAACAGCAGTGATCGTCTGGAGAGCACTCTGTATCTGACTGTAATGAATCAGAGTGTGGATGTCGGGTTGTCATCCAACGGTGCGGTTTCTCCCATTGGCCAATCACAAAAAGATCCGTGTCTTGGTCCAAAAAGTCCTCGAAAACGTTCTGCTTCTGTTTTGGAGACGCATGCAATCCCCGTTAAAAGGGTTTTCATATCTCAGCAACCTTTGGATCCCAGCAACAGTCTTAAACCTGGTCTTGTTATAGCTGCAAAAAAGATACAGAGGCCAGGAACTCCTGCAAGACCAGAGAGTGCTCCGTGCAAAGTGACCCTGAAGCAGAGTACTTCTCTTCCGACACAAATCCTGGCACTTTCTGACACTCCCATTGGAAACACTTCTCAGACTATTGTGACTCCTCAAAGCTCATCACAAATTGAGCACGAGGACAGCCCTGCTGGAATAAGTCCGACTGACATAGCTTCTTGTAATAGCACAGCATCTGATCAAACTTTGTTGCAACAAATTGCGAGTCACCAACAAGTCACCACTGCCATTTCTCAGGAGGCAGCTGCCGTGAGTGAGCTCAAGAGCTCATTACAAGACTATTCTCAACAGATACAGGCAGAACAAAAGCAGGTAACAGCAAGCCATCTGCCATTGATGTCTCAAACTTCTGAAGCATCTGCTCAGTTGACCCTCCAGCAAGACATTGTTGATTTTGATGGATCTCAAGCTAGCATGGACTATTTCCCCTTCAATGATGATGACATGACACAAGATAGCATAGTGGAAGAGCTGGTGCAGATGGAGGAACAAATGAAGCTGAATAGCAGTCTACAGCCCTATCTTAGTTCTCTTGATATACCCTTACAAGGCCAAACAGTTGCTCAAAGCAATATCCTTTCCCCCCACCAAACCGGTACTCAGTTCTACCACTCTGCACACAGTAGCGCCACCCCAGTTCAcactcctacacctacaccaactCCAACACCAACCCCGACTCCAACTCCTACTTCTGAAATATTGCCAGGGAGCCACAGCATGACCAGGGAAAGTCCTTGCTCCAGAATGGCACCTATTACCCCAGTTGATGGCATTTTAGGTGGACGACATACACCTATTAGCACACCGTTGTCCAACTGCAGCAGTAGTGTTCCAGCAAGTCCCGTGGAGTGCCGTAATCCCTTTGCATTTACTCCCATTAACTCCAACATACCAGGTTACCATGATGGTAGCGTAGTGTCCAGTAGCCCCGTCAAGCCCATGCAAAGGCCCATGGCCACACACCCAGACAAAGCTAAACTTGACTGGATCAACAACAGATATAACAGCGCTTCAAGTTCTCCATCAATTTCAAACAGCAATGCTATTGGAATCCTTTCGAGCTATCAGGACCTGGTTGAGGACCACTTCCGTAAACCACACGCGTTTGCCAAACCCGGACAGTCTTTTCAGCCTCAGTCCAGGCAGGATGGGCATTTGGGTCGGCTGACTACGGTGTCACCAATTCAACAAGGACAGCAGACTGTCGAGAGTAAGCAAGAAAGTTTTGCtgttccagcaccattagacgGCAAAGCAGCAGCATGCACCTCTGGAAACGGAGGTGGGACCTTTAGGTGTCGCAGTGTAAGCCCTGCCGTGCGGCAGCGCAATCTTAGTGGCACAACTGCACAAACCAGCCTTGCCTCGAGGTCTGTCGTTTCACCATTTAATTCCCCTTTGACGTCAGAAGTTCTTACCATTCTTTCTAACACTCAGTCAGTGGTCACTGCCAATAGCATGGCCCAAAGGAGCCAGTCAGTACCACTAAACATCATGATGCAGTCTGAGATGTTGCCTATTGTGCACCAGGGGCAACAGAGCAACAGTGCAAAGATCACCAGTGTACTACTAAGCAAGATGGATGCAGGTGGGGACGATGCGGTGCGTGGGCTTGGTGTCAATAACATGCCTTCCAATTACACGGCTCGGATGAATTTGACACAGATTCTGGAAACTACGCAGGCTTTTCCTGGAGGTGGTAACCATCAGACTCAGCAGCTCCCTGTCTGCTCAAGCCCTTCACCATATGACTTCCAGAAGCCTGGTTACCTCATTACCACTGGGGCTGGACAGATTACTTTCTCCAGTGATGGGCAAGCACAATCAGGCTCCGGGCTGCAGCAGCAAGGGCAGCAGCTTCAGCTACAGGATCAGCAGCTTCAGCTTCAGGATCAGCAGCTAGATCTGCAGGATCAGCAGCTGTTGCAAGATCAGCTCCAGGAACAGCAGTTGCAGCTCCAAGACCAACAGTTGGAATTACAGGACCAACAGTTACAACTGCAGGACCAACCGTTGCAACTGCAGGACCATCAACAGCTGCAAGATGATCCGGATCTCGACCAACGGCAACTGCTTCCTCAACCCTCACAACAGGATGAGGAACAGCAGCAGGAGCAACTGGACTTCAACAGCACTGTCAAAGATCTCTTGGGGGAAGATGGGCTCAACCCTAGCTCACAACTAGTAGGGCAGGTGGCATCGGAACTCAGTGCGGTTGCATCGGACTTCTCCAGTGAAATTcgtttgacctctgacctttctgGTAGCATCAATGATTTGAACACGTTGGATCCCAACCTTCTGTTTGACCCAAGTCAACAACAGGACCAATATGAAGACACGACACTGGAGGAACTCAAGAACGACCCGTTGTTTCAGCAGATATGCAGTGACACTGTGAACTCTGCTGGATTCGATTGGCTGGAGAATAAAGACCAGCCAACAGTGGAAATGTTGGGTTAG